From the Oxalobacter vibrioformis genome, the window CCCGGGGTATCGGGGCGCTGGGCTATACCATCAATCGTCCGACAGAAGACCGTTACCTGATGTCACAGGAAGAACTGGAAAACAAGATGGCAGTTCTTCTGGGAGGGCGTGCTGCCGAGATGCTGCATTTTGGCACGGTGACAACGGGGGCTGCAGACGATCTTGTCAGGGCAACCGAGATAGCCCGAAGCATGGTAACGCGTTATGGCATGAGCAAAAAACTTGGCCAGATAGCGTATGAAAATACCCGGAACACCTTCCTTGCGCGGCCTGGCGACATGCCCGAATTCCGGAACTATTCCGAGCATACCGCACGGGAGATTGATGATGAGGTTCGCCACCTGATTAACGATGCCTTCGTGAAGGCGACAGAGGTACTGGCCCGAAAACATGATGCCTTGTTGGCCGGGGCAAAGGCGCTCCTCGAAAAAGAGACGTTGACGGAAGAGGAGGTGCTGGCGATTGCGCGGGGAAGCGCCCCCGCTCCGCTGGCAATTGCCCATCTCGGTGATGAAAACCAGGATGAGGTTGTGAAATGAGTAAAACACTGGAAAGGAATATGTCATGACAGGGATAAACAGCGCACCGTTGTCTGCCGATGCTGCGGGAATAGTAAATCTATAAGCTGATCTTATGCCTGATACCATCCAGATAGATGCCAGAACCGCCCGCATACTGCCATGGGTAGTCGCGATCGCTTTTTTCATGCAGACACTGGATGGGACGATTCTCAATACCGCTTTGCCAAGTATGGCGGCAAGCCTCAGCACACACCCTTTGCAGATGCAGGGTGTGGTTATTGCCTACATGCTGACTGTCGCATTGCTGATACCGGTTTCCGGGTGGCTGGCAGACCGCTTCGGCATCCGGCAGGTATTTCTGGCGGCGATTTTTGTTTTTACGCTGGGATCATTGGCTTGTGCGATGTCGCCGACGCTTGATCTTCTGATTGCGTCAAGGGTGTTGCAGGGCATTGGCGGTGCCATTTTGGTGCCGGTGGGAAGACTCAGTATCCTGCGTGCCTACCCGCGTGACCAGCTTGTCCGGATTTTGAGTTTTATTACGATCCCCGGCCTGCTGGGGCCGCTGGTCGGGCCGACACTGGGTGGTTTTCTGGTGAACTATGCCAGCTGGCACTGGATTTTCCTGATCAATCTGCCGGTCGGGATTCTTGGTGTCATCTGCGCGCTTCGTTATATGCCGAATATTCCGCGGGCAGGTGCGCTCAATCCCTTTGATAAATTCGGCTTTCTCTTTTTCAGCACCTTCATGCTGACACTGACAATCGCGCTGGAAGGCATAGGGGAGCACAGCACGGCTTACACCAAACTGGTTCTGCTTTTGGTGACAGGGTTCGTCAGCCTGGCGGTGTATTGTTTTTATGCGCGCCGTTCGGAGAATCCGCTTTTCAGTCCTGATCTTTTCCGGGTCCGTAATTTTTCTGTCGGTATTGCAGGCAATCTGTTTGCCCGCCTGGGCACGGGAGCGATGCCTTTTCTGACGCCACTGCTTTTGCAGGTCAGCCTGGGGTTTACGCCCTTAAAGGCAGGCATGACCATGATTCCCATGACACTCGGGGCGATGATTGCCAAGAGTGTGGTAACCCCACTGGTAAACCATCTGGGTTATCGCCTGCTGCTCTCCATTAATACCGTGTTCCTGGGTATCATGATCGCGGGATTTTCCCTGATCAGCAAGGAGATGCCGTACCCGGTGATCCTGCTGATTTTTACGGTATTCGGCATGATCAATTCCATGCAGTTTTCCGCCATGAATACCATCACGCTTTTGGATTTGAGCGATGAACAGGCCAGCAGCGGTAACAGCCTGCTTTCT encodes:
- the mdtD gene encoding multidrug transporter subunit MdtD, with product MPDTIQIDARTARILPWVVAIAFFMQTLDGTILNTALPSMAASLSTHPLQMQGVVIAYMLTVALLIPVSGWLADRFGIRQVFLAAIFVFTLGSLACAMSPTLDLLIASRVLQGIGGAILVPVGRLSILRAYPRDQLVRILSFITIPGLLGPLVGPTLGGFLVNYASWHWIFLINLPVGILGVICALRYMPNIPRAGALNPFDKFGFLFFSTFMLTLTIALEGIGEHSTAYTKLVLLLVTGFVSLAVYCFYARRSENPLFSPDLFRVRNFSVGIAGNLFARLGTGAMPFLTPLLLQVSLGFTPLKAGMTMIPMTLGAMIAKSVVTPLVNHLGYRLLLSINTVFLGIMIAGFSLISKEMPYPVILLIFTVFGMINSMQFSAMNTITLLDLSDEQASSGNSLLSVIMQLSMSMGVAIAAAILGEFSGIRSFSATGDLASAFRSTYLCLGFMAILSALIFYHVTPSAGKKGTKKNVYQQEKKMEH